Proteins co-encoded in one Brassica oleracea var. oleracea cultivar TO1000 chromosome C4, BOL, whole genome shotgun sequence genomic window:
- the LOC106338969 gene encoding uncharacterized protein LOC106338969, protein MKEVWGLKNWVSWNTTSAIMLIWLLFFKQDSIWATWYLTEVLDGDINNFWVINTKQKNSWLANYLLLQCGTVFDWIKQVVGNGKTCYFWSSKWSPFGNISKNLRGESSHTTGIPATTTLAEIWESGN, encoded by the coding sequence ATGAAGGAGGTTTGGGGTTTGAAGAACTGGGTCTCTTGGAACACGACATCTGCGATAATGCTGATCTGGCTACTTTTCTTCAAGCAAGACTCTATTTGGGCTACTTGGTATCTCACAGAAGTCCTAGATGGTGATATCAACAACTTCTGGGTCATCAACACCAAACAGAAGAACTCTTGGCTTGCTAACTACTTACTGTTACAGTGCGGCACCGTCTTTGATTGGATCAAACAGGTTGTGGGAAATGGCAAAACTTGCTATTTCTGGTCGAGTAAGTGGTCACCTTTTGGAAACATCTCAAAAAACCTTCGAGGCGAAAGCTCTCACACCACTGGCATTCCGGCGACGACGACCTTGGCGGAAATATGGGAGTCAGGCAATTAG